One Primulina eburnea isolate SZY01 chromosome 4, ASM2296580v1, whole genome shotgun sequence genomic window, GACTCGGCCCGTAGGAAATTCCCCCACTACTTCCTTCTCCTCCGTATAAATAATCTGCTTGCCTTCTTGTAAATTTCACATTAAATTCCATTGCTGAAATTTCCAAGTTCATTACTTCATTTCTCGATCGATTGAAAAAAGACGATGGCTCGTTCTTTCTCCAACGTTAAGACTGTGTCTGCTTTGATTTCCAACAAAATCTCTGTTTACTCCGTGGGTGGTGTGAGATCAAACGCCATGAGAATGCTAAAGAATGAGTCCGAAGAGCCCACCAAGATCTCATGGATTCCGGACCCCGTTACCGGATATTACCGACCGGAGAACAAATCCCAAGAGATCGACGCCGCTGAGTTGCGGAGGATCCTCATCAAGGACAAAACCAGACAACACTAATTAGTTCTGTTACTTAAGACCACCTTTTGATCGCAGGGTTCCCGAGAGTTGGTAGAATTTAAGgattttcttgattttgatgcGCAACGCTCTTTGTTGTTGCAGCTTCTTGTCTTCACTGGAACTTAGTTATATCAGAATATGGAAATAAACTTGGTTAAAGGAGAGTTTCAATTAGTACTTCGTCTCAGTTCTTATGCTCTTGAATCTTTCTGATCTCTTGTTACTTGCAATGAACACCACATCGTTCATGATTAAAACTCCTTGAAATTGATTgatgaataaattaattaaaatgggTTATGAACCAACACAAATTATCTGAAAAatacgaaaaaaaaaattagaaatacaTAAGAAGGTGCCGAGAGTTTTTCAGAATGCTCATCCAATTTTTTAGTTTTCTCTTTTCTCTTGACTCTAAAACtttcccactcttcaactcgatggccttcacttgctcttttggatttgtctctgtgttgcttggcaaggtgcctgactctctacttgctatcatcttggtcaactgtccaatttgattctcgagcccttttatcgatgcatcttggttttgaagtctagtttcagtggatgaaataaacttagacatcatttgctccagATTGGACTTCTtttctctaggaggatcagatctatacatcggttgtttcccatatgGTTGTCCCCCTCGCGGTCGATTCTtactgttttgaccgccccatgagaagttgggatgttgcctccgtCCAGGGTTATATGTGTTTGAATATGGATCATTCCTTGGACGGTtgtggactcccacttgattcatCGGTGCCCCTTCTGACACATAAAAGGGATTTCCATCTTGGCAGTCCTTAACATAATGTTCTCCTCCGCAGTTTTCACAGAATATTTCTTGAAGACGCATCGTTGTGCCACCCATGTTCAAGCCATCTAGTTTTTTGTTCAaaacatcaagttgtgcagtaatatcTGAAAGATCggttacctggtgaactcctgcacttctccgctgATTGTTTCTTTCAGATTGAagatgatagctgctagcaaCCATCTCCTCCAACATCTCATATCCCTCTTCAGCAGTCTTCCTCAATAGGTTCTCacatgcagcagcatctatcatagtacgattaGGAGTAAGTAAACCATAATAAAaggtttgaacaactaaccgaGGTGGCAACTCGTGATGTAGGCATCTACGTAGGAGATCTTTGAAGCGCTCTCATGCCTCATACAACTACTCCTGCTCGAATTGAGCAAAGATGGTGATGTCTGCCTGAAGCTTCATGGTCTTAGATGGAGGAAAATATTTGATGAGAAACGCTttcgccatatcctcccatgtggTGATTGAACCTACATGCAAACAATTCAAccatgctttagctttatcacggaAGGACAAAGGAAAAATCGcaatctaacagcatcatcagaaactccattgaatttaaacGTATCGCAAATCTCAAGAAAATCTGCGATGCGTGTGTTTGGGTCATCTGCTGAAGATCCTCCAaattggactgtgttctgaatcatctgaattataGCTGGCTTGATTTCGAAGTGATTTGCTCGCACAATATgcctcacaatgctagggcgtgcaccaTACAAAGAAGGGTGGGCATACTCTAGCATTGatatgcggcgtggcatctcaacATGTCTATCTTCACGATGTTCCTCCTCACGATCGTTCTcgtgcctctccatcagttctttcAGTCTCTGCTGCTGTCTCCTCCTACGGAAAGTTTTTTCAATTTCAGGGTCGAACtgctcaagctccacgtcaagtgactttggcatgcactggacGAGATATCTGTAAAGAAATCGAAGGTGTCAAACAAAGTAAAATAGAGAatactaaagaaaataactaaaaataaaattgtgaattaACAGTCCCCGACAACGGCGCTacaaacttgatcgagcaaaacttgcactgtgaaatcctcaataaaaatctgattttgtatgctcaaaaattaatcgcaagtgcacgatgtcaagtaatagtataatgtacgtgagtacgagtatcgttccactgaagactgtatttaacaattattattttcagttattagatctttagcaacgaaaagtgATTGGTTGTTTTATTACTGTTGTGATCaaagaaacatgcaaataacaTTATTCAGGAATTAAAGAATGAAATAGGATATCTAAAATGATAGATTTAAACTTCaaagagaaatgaatttgttgggaatatcggttcacctacccctcgttaattaattaattcgttcgatattGATTTTATGCTTCCGAcatgatttcctattcaattgaacacactctatcgagctatgccaaacctaattctactcaatgaagtaattaaatatctttaattatttatcaagagtgaattgcatgtcgatttatgaaatcccctagttttcgacccttaggcCTATGACTATCGgtgcgtatccaatttcatatatctatgtaaattgtagatccacgaattatactactcgttcctatcacaatttattctctcgaactcactcgaaatataaaaacgttgtcaaagttagctacgctttaacaacacgataaaatagtagtataatcaagaataacgcaacaatcgaaatataaattaattagatcaaagtttggggtaggatccccttaaatcccaacaaataataacgtttagctactagaattcatgatTGAAATCAGCAAAACAATTGTTAAAAGATAGAAActaaattagaaatactagatttGACGGAAATTgtgaagaacgatgcccggaaagcttcgaatcttcaatccaagcacaAAACTCCTCTCCAAAGCTTGCTGCGGCTGCTCCAATGAAGTCTGAATGGCGCCTAAAGACGTTCCACCCTCCTTTCTATCTCAGCCATATCCAAAAATAAGGGAAGAAATCGGCCAAGAATCTTTCCAAAATTTCGagtgcgcccgggcggacaaaAGTTTCCGTCCGGGCGGATGACTTTCGCAgatcttttatttttctttttctttaacaTGCCCAGGCGGACATAAGTTCCCGCCCGGACGAACGACTCtcacaaaaattatttttttctcacGCCTTGGATGCGCCCGGGCAGGACATAAATGTGCGCCCGGGCAGAGGTCTCTCGAATTTATCCCTTTGATCTTCAGTTTTGCACGAATCTCCTGCATTTTCGTCAACTAAACACACGAGTAACACGAAAATATAAATTACTCTAAAATAACACAAGATGCATGCAATCTAAATGATAAATGCAACACACTGGGACAAAACATgacatgaaaaacaagtaaaatctaCTTATATCAGTTGTCTTCTAgttttgagttttttttaaGCATTTACGCTTAAGTCCAagttttgaaagatttaaactattggaattggatttttaagtttaacgcttaaatttgaaattagaaagtttgcataccatctTGATAGCGTTCTAAACATCTCAAGTCCGCGTGGCTTTAAAATTTGTAGTGCTACTATTTTGAAGCCGTAATCATTGTATCTTGGGAAACGAATTGCCAACAACCATTAGCATCGGAGCGGGAAAATATTGTTTTAAGGTAAAAGAGTCAAACTCTTGCCTCGACTATTTTCTCATAACCATTTAGTTCACCCATTTATATCTCTTGATTTCCCAAGACAAAAGAATATCGTACCAACACTTTCTCCTTAATTTGAACTTGTGTCTCCTTCGATGTTCTGACATAATACCTAAGTTATACATCACAGTTTGTTTTAATTGTGTAATTCGCGAGACAAAATCGTTGTGTTTTGGTTCACAGATTTTGTTATGTCAAGGTATTACCTTTTCAGTAGGTGAAAAAATTATTTAGTCTAATGCTTCAATGCACCTCAATCTAaatattttttggaaaaaaaaaattaattcggtTATCTAACTTTACCTGTTTTTTTAGAACTATAACCAATGAAACTAGAGTATTTGTATATTAACTTTTAGCTATTTAAGTTTATCTTGTCTGAATGATCAATTTTAGCTGGAAATTACTTACTAGGTTATAAAATCCGATGATATGACAATaaatttatggaattttcaATTTGTAAGAAAATAATCATAGTTGGAAAATCACCTAATATTCCACCACATCAAACCGAAAggataaaaattatatatatatatatatatatatatatatatatatatatatatatatattttaaaaaactcaAAAATAAAACACAATCTCCAAATTTGTTGTTATGGCATCAGATTTTATAACTTAGTTAGTCATTTCGGACTAAAATCAgacattttgaaaaaaaaaatcaaaataaataaaagaaataaaatttatatgatCAACACTCAACTTTGACTAATTATAAGactaaaagaaaaaatgtaaaattaaaggaataaaattatatatatgtgtgtgtgtgtatatatgcacatatataaaacaaaaaaaatagaatgacaatctcaaaaataaaacacAATCCCAATTTTTTTGTAATGTCATCGGATTTTACAACTTAGTTAGCCCTTTCCGGCTAAAATTAGACATTTTgataatgaaaaaaaaaagccAAAAGAGTTAACAGTTAAAAGTTAGCAAATCAATATCTTGAGGATTACTTGTAGAGATAAACCCTAGGAGCGAAGGAACCTATAAATAAGAGAACCAAGCTTAAGAAAAAGACTTTTGACTTCTTGCGTTTTCACTAAAGCTTGGACGTTCGGTAGCCGCTCACTTTTGCACTTTTGCATGCAGTGAAATTCAGAGAAAAATAATTCACAAAGACGTTCTTTTGAAGAGTGTTGTTTCACGTATTGTCATGATTGTTAGAGATATCTACAGACAACACGCGTGGAATTGTTGGCTGAAGATCGTGTTTTACTATCATTTTTTGGCACCGTGTCTTTGCTTTATTGATACGTTTTAgttctgatagttgttttagaaaACAATTTGTTTTCTCAACATATTGAGAAACTTGATTTTCGATAAAAATAATTAGTGTTGGTTTTTGTAAACTGAATTAGTTTTCTAGTAATTATTTTGTCTTAAAACATCGCGCAAGTATTTATACTGAagcataattaattaaatacatgTGCATAATTAATCTCGAGTTATTTTGatttaagttatttatttttgtacTATTTTATTTCGCTACGTGTTATAACTAAGTGTTATAATATTGAGGACAATATTTAAATCTGATGCGcacatattatatattttatattaaacaaAATATAGCCCGTACcaataaatatgatattttggCTGAGCCTATTTTTCAAAATCCAAGTTGCTTGGTTGATCCAGAACTTTTCCAAGGGTTAGAATGATTGAGAGAGACAAGTAAAAGAAGTTTTCAAAGTTTCGTTGAACATTCGGAGAAAGCACCTTTACAACTGTGACTCGGTCCGTAGGAAATTCCCCCCACAACTTCCTTCTCCTCCGTATAAATAATCTGCTTGCCTTCTTGTAAAATTCACATTAAATTCCACCGCTGAAATTTCCAAGTTAATTACTTCATTTCTCGATTGATTGAAAAAAGACG contains:
- the LOC140829762 gene encoding protein SENESCENCE-ASSOCIATED GENE 21, mitochondrial-like → MARSFSNVKTVSALISNKISVYSVGGVRSNAMRMLKNESEEPTKISWIPDPVTGYYRPENKSQEIDAAELRRILIKDKTRQH